From the Deinococcus humi genome, the window CCGTCAGCAGTGGCTCATCCGTTGGCACCTCCAGCTCGTGCAGCACTCGCAGGGCCATCATGGTCGCCAGTACGCTGCTGTGTGGCGCGCGGCAATCCGGCTCCAGCGCTTGCCCAAAGCCGCCGTCCTGATTCTGATAGGCGCGCAGTGCAGCCAGCACCTCAGTCGGTTGCGCGCCGCCAAAGGCATGGCGAAACCGCGCCCTGTCCAGGGGCCTCCCCTGTTCTTCCAGAAAAGCGCGGGCTTGGGCGAAAGCCTCCGGCGTCAGATCGGGTGTAGGCATAGCGGAGCGTAGCACCAGCCCGTGGAGCACGGCTGAGAGGCGGCTCAGGTCCGCCCGCTCAGCGGCTGACCGTCCAGATGCCCGCGAAATCCGCCAGCTGGGTGTTGTTCTCCGGCGTGGCATAGGCGCTGATGCTGCCGTCCAGATACAGCGCGTCCGCGCATTTCAGTCGGTCACGGAAGAAAACGGCAAAGGCGTAGAAATTGACTGGACCGGCGCTGACGGCGAAGCGTACCCGGCCGTCCTTGCAGACACCCACCCCGCTGCGAACCTTGAAGGAACTGCTGCCCCGGTTGAAGGCAGGATGGATCTGCCCGTCCGCCAGCAGTAGCGGTCCCGACTGTGTGGCGAAGGTGGGCTGCGGACTCAGGCGGCGGTACGCCCCGGTTTCCGTCACGCCTGCCTGCGTCCCCTTGACCCAGAACACGCCGTTGGGCAGCAGCGCGAAGTTGCCGCCGGAACGGGCGTCATTGAGCGGCACCAGCGTCTTGCCTCCCTCCACATGCAGGCCCAGTGGACGCAGCCCCGGCGCGTAGATGCCGCTGTTGGTGGCGAACAGCAACTCGCGGCCCTGCTTGCCCAGGCGGGCCTGTACCTGCGAGAAGCTGGCGTAGGGCTGCCCGGTGGTGGGATTGAGCCAGTGCAACTCCAGCCGGTCTCTCGCCGGATCAACCTCGGCGACGGTGTACAGCATGCCGCCGGAGACCACCCTGTCCAGTTTGAAGGCTTGAGAGGCGGGCGTACATGACATCAGCAGAAAAACGGGCAGTAAACGGGCGAGGATCATCGAGAGGCATGATGCCTTTCTCCAGGGAGAATAAAAGCAAGCCGGTCTCCGCTCCGCCCTGTCATCTATGTGCGGCGGTGGCAGATGGAAGCCGGAGACCCCTTTACCATGTCGGTATGACCACTTCCGAGAGTGCAAGACCTATGCAGGCCACCTTCGAGTTGCGCAGTCCGTCGAGCAGCGAAGTGATCGCTCAGATTCCCGATCACGGCGCTGCCGAGGCTGTGGCCGCTGCAAACCGCGCCGTTGCGGCTTTCGCGACGTGGCGCAGCACCACTGCCTACGCCCGGGCCGCGCTGCTGCGCCGGTTCTTTGACCTGATGCTCCGCGACGAACAGGACATCGCTGTGTTGATCGCCCGCGAAATGGGCAAGCCCGTCACCGAGGCGCTGGGAGAGGTCCGCTACGCCGCCTCCTTTCTCGAGTGGTACGCCGAGGAGGCCAAGCGTATCTTCGGCGACATCGTGCCCAGTCAGGTGCCGGGCAAGCGCCTGCTGGTGACGCACGAACCGGTGGGGCCGGTATATGCGGTCACCCCCTGGAATTTTCCTGCGGCGATGGCGACGCGCAAGATCGCCCCCGCGCTGGCCGCTGGCTGTACAGTCATCCTCAAACCTGCCGAGCAGTCCCCGCTCACGGCCCTCAAGATGCGTGATCTGTGGACCGAGGCGGAGGGGCCGGCTGACACCTTCCAGGTCATCACCGCCAGCGATCCCGTGGTCATCACAAAGGTGATGATGGACGACGCCCGGATCCGCAAGGTGACCTTCACCGGCAGTACAGAGGTGGGACGGTTGCTGGCAGCGCAGGCGGCCCC encodes:
- a CDS encoding phosphodiester glycosidase family protein, with protein sequence MILARLLPVFLLMSCTPASQAFKLDRVVSGGMLYTVAEVDPARDRLELHWLNPTTGQPYASFSQVQARLGKQGRELLFATNSGIYAPGLRPLGLHVEGGKTLVPLNDARSGGNFALLPNGVFWVKGTQAGVTETGAYRRLSPQPTFATQSGPLLLADGQIHPAFNRGSSSFKVRSGVGVCKDGRVRFAVSAGPVNFYAFAVFFRDRLKCADALYLDGSISAYATPENNTQLADFAGIWTVSR